Sequence from the Candidatus Limnocylindria bacterium genome:
TGGGACACGGCCACCGGCCTGATGGTCGCGACGATCTTCCTCGGCGTCGTCGCGACGGCCTTCGCGGTGGTCGTCGCGCTGCCGCTGTCTTTCCTTGGCGCGCGCAACATCATGAGCGGGCACCCGGTCACTGCCGCGATCTACGTCGCGGTGCGCCTTGTCTTCACGATCGTGCGCTCCATCGATGTGCTGATCGTCGTCATCATCACGGCGGTGCTCCTGGGCATCGGCAGTGCCGCTGGCGTCATCGGCCTGGCGTTCCACAACGTCGGTGTCCTGGGCAAGCTCTATTCAGAAGCGATCGAGGGTATCGACGCGGGCCCGCTCGAGGCGATCACCGCGACAGGCGCGAACCGCTTCCAGGTCATCTGGACCGCGGTGATCCCGCAGATCGTGAATCCGTTCATCTCGTTCACGATCTACCGCCTCGACACCAACGTCCGTCTCGCGCCGATCCTCGGCTACGTCGGCGGTGGAGGGATCGGGATCCTGCTCTTCCAATCGATCAACCTCCTCCACTACGGCGCGGCGGGCCTGATCATCTTCATGATC
This genomic interval carries:
- the phnE gene encoding phosphonate ABC transporter, permease protein PhnE; translated protein: MAEYFVARGLPVPVELQRNPLTDWRRLFPIAIAIAVVYVGLRITDINVSHSNPDYMFRVIGQLFQWDFSILTPQNEFETFWDTATGLMVATIFLGVVATAFAVVVALPLSFLGARNIMSGHPVTAAIYVAVRLVFTIVRSIDVLIVVIITAVLLGIGSAAGVIGLAFHNVGVLGKLYSEAIEGIDAGPLEAITATGANRFQVIWTAVIPQIVNPFISFTIYRLDTNVRLAPILGYVGGGGIGILLFQSINLLHYGAAGLIIFMIVVTVAAMDFFSSQIRKRLV